CCTATAGCCACATTTCCATCCCCTTCTGTCAACAGGCGCAAAGCCCCGGTGCCGAGGGCCACATTGTTATTTCCTGTTGTATTTGCATAAAGGGCATTGTTCCCGAATCCAGTATTATAGTTTCCCGCTGAATTTGAGTACAATGTTCTATAACCCAGAGCTGCATTTCCTATGCCTGTGGTATTGGAATAAAGGGTCAGATAACCCAATGCGCTATTCTGGGCTCCTGTTGTGAGTAGATATAAGGAATTGTTTCCAACAGCCGTATTGTAATATCCTTCAATGCCAGAGGAGTGGGCCAGAGCTGAATCACCGAAAGCCCCTATGCCATAAGCGGTATTGTTCTGCTGGTGAAGCCAGCGGTCAGAAAATACATCATCATTAAAATGCAAAACAATGCCAGTGTTGTTTTCCAGGGTATCATTATCCAGTGTCCAATAATTCACGCCTGTCCCCCCGGTAGAACCTCTCCATCCGGTGGTATCCATTTTACAGATTCGGTTTGTTGCCGAATCCAGTACAAGGAAATATTTCTCAATGCTTACCGTAACATCGCGGATGCTCAGAGCACCATTTATTCTCACGGTATCCATGTAGAAATCACCTTTGATCAAGGGTGTGGCAGTCGAAGAAGCATCAATCCATAACTGGCTGTTTTGTGTTGTCAGTCCTAAAGAGCCTGCACCGGATCCGGTATAGTTGCCGATGACGACATTATTGTCTCCTGTGGTAAGATATGACCCTGCAGCAGTGCCAAGGATCGTGTTGCCCATGGCTCCTCCGGAAATGGAATACCCTGCATTGTTTCCAACAGCGACATTCATGGAAGAATTATAAACTCCTGAGGTATTTCCAAACAGGGCATTCTTGCCCAGGGCAACATTTTCCTGGCATTGTCCCAGGTACCGGCCTGCTTCATGACCGATCAGCACATTGTTCTGATAATCCAAACTTGCCCCTGCGTTGTACCCGATGGCAATATTATAACTGTCGTTGGTTGACAAGGTCAACGTGGAAAGTGCATTGGTGCCTATCGCAATACAGTAGTCAGCCGATTGATTGGCTCCCAGGGCATTTGAGCCAATGGCAACGGAGTTATCAGAGGTTGTTGCGGCATCCATGGCCGCATAACCGATGGCAACGTTGTTATTCGAAGAATACGAGGCTCCGGAGAGGGCATTGTACCCAATGCCTACGTTTCGATAAACACCGCTGCCTGCAGTCATCACATTGTTACCAATGGCCACGTTTTGATAACCTGTCGTGGCGGCATCTAGGGCATTGTATCCAATGGCTGTATTTTCATAACCGCTGCTGATCACGCTTCCGGCATTATTGCCCAGCAAGGTATTGTACCATCCCTGCAAAGCGGATGAGTGGGTGAACGATCCACCTGCATTTCTGCCAAGTACAGTATTGCCTTCCGTACGGAGGGTATTATCCGTGATCAGGTCAGTAGCCAGGAACAATACTCCGGTTTTGTTATTATACACAGTATCGGTGGTAGAATTTATCCATGTCCAGTAGTTCTCTCCACCGGCAGATGCAAGTATGATCGTATCGGCTGATTCGGTGACCGTCACATTTGCACCCCCTTTGATGTAAATCTGAGGGGATCCCTGGGTATTACTTGTGATCGCACTGGAATTGACACCTGCCTGCACCACATCCAGCCATCCTTCGTTGGTCAGGGATCCATCCACCTCGCTGATTAAAAATCCTGCAATGCTATCGGATATCTGACCCAGTGTCCAAAATCGGGTGGCATCCCAGAAGGATGTATCCGGGAGCTTCTGGAAGGATTCCATATCCAGTGAGCGGAAGAACGCTGTATCGCATTTGATGATCTTTCCTGAGGCATTGTCCCACATCAGGACATAGCGGCTGGTATCCGTGGCAACGGTATCCAGTAGCACAACCGTTCGGAAGCGGGCTGCCTTACTGAAATCCGCATTGGACACCAGTTGCATGGTATCCAATCCTGATGGGATTTTTGCCGATAGCGTATCCACATTCACCCGGTCTCCGGTCAATGACTGAGCCATGACCAGGTGGGGAATCAAAAGGATGAGAAGAAAAATTTTAAACCGGAAATGCGACATATTTATACCTCCCATTGATGGCTGGTTTGACTTTAAATCCCGTGGTGGTGAAATCATACTCCGAGTGAAGTACCAGGTTGTTCAAGGTAAAGCAGTTGCCGATGACAACATAGCTGGTATCAGAAAACGGTGTATCAAAGACAATCTGCGATCCGCTGGTGAGCACATTGGCCGCTCCTTTCCGGATCTGTCCTTCATTGGAAGACAGGTACATGGAAATCGTATCGATCAGGTCAATCAATATGACTCTGAGCTGCTCAGCAGTAATTTCCTCATCGTAGTTTTCAAGGAAATACTGCTGCACATACGATTTAAGATCGTTCCATGATTTCACGGCCATGGTTTACAAGTAACTGGAGTTAAAACTCTGGTTGAAATTTTTCGAGGTGTAAATGTTTTCATCATGGGCATAGTTTACATCCTCATACGCCCGGGCATATTCAAATTCACGGTAATACAAATAATCATTGTCCTTATGCACCTTCAGGGATGTGGATAGCACCAGTACTGGATACAGACGGTTTTCAATGAACTCATAGATTTCATTGGACAGGAAAAAATCCCTCAGGTATTCTGATTCCAGCTTGGTGATGAACCCGGTCGTGGCCGAGTATTTTTGCATCTCTTTTGCAAAAATCTGCCTGCGGGGAGGATCCATCACCGAGAAATCCTGGGTGATCCTCTCCACTGTAAGGCGGTTCACCTCGGTCTCTTTGATGGTTTCACCCGTACAGCGGACGCTATCGTACCCTCCCAATGAATTGCGGAAGATGAAAAAGCGCTGGTTGGGATACAGCGTACGATCCAGAACAAACTCCATGGTCCGGGATACCTGAACATTATCATCCACTAGCCAGATTTCATATTTGTAGATGGTTTTGCCCTGGGACTGCGGCAAGGAGATCAGATCCAGCTTGGCGTAGGTGCATACCACTTCCACTATATCGTATTTGTAGACAGGTGAATACGTATACTTGGTGAAAGTATGCGTTGAACCATCCGTATAGGTGATTTTAATTTTCATGGCCAGCCAGGAAGTATCGTTGTACCACACCAAAAAATGCAGCATCTCCGGCTGGCGTATCCATATTTTCTTGCTCTGTGGCCTCCAGGTGAGGAAATCCTTGTTGTATTGAAGCATATCAAAATAAGAGGATCCTTCCTGGATGAATTTGGCCATCTGTGAAAAATCAATGCCTCCCACCGTGACATAGGTATCGGTGGACCAGGTAATGTGCAGCCGGTGGTAAACGCCGGTATAACTCTCGCAGAACTGCACCACAAAGCGTTTGATCTGATCCGAGCGGTCAAAGATGAAATCGGTGACCGTCTGCGGAAACAAAAAGCGGGCAGTATCCACAACTTTCACCAGCAGGTACTGGGCAAAATCAAAAAGGGCTTTTCCCGTGGAATCCGGGGTAATCTGATCCTGGGCCAAAAATTCCAGCTGACCTGATGTCGTCACCAGGTAGACGCGTCCAATGATCTTGAAATTTTCCCGCATCTGCGGTGTCACACCCTGCCGGTTGGATTCAATGGATAAGGTGGAGATAGTGATGTCCGAAACACTCAGGGAGTAATCCGCCGAAGGATCAATGGACTCCAGGGTGATCAGGTAATTTCCCTGGTAGCTACCGGAAATGCGAAAGTTGGACACCAGGTGAAAATTGCTGCGAAGGCCTTCTACCAATAGAGCACCCCACTCTTGCAGGGTGATCTGACCAGAGGCCACGATCAGCTGGAGCCCTGATTCATCGGGTAAGGATGCCAGGGTGAATGCCAGGGAAAGATTATTGAACGTAAGCGTAAAGCCATGCCCCACGGTGGTATCCAGATCCGAGAGGCTCAATATGAGTTTGGCGGTCACTCCGTCGGTGGCGTACATGTTGTTGGTGGACACGCCAAATACGATGGGATTGTTGCAGAAGGATACTTTGGGTGGAGTTTTGTAGATGGCAATCATAGGGCAAAACTTCAACTAAAAGCATTGAATAAAAAGGACACCTCTTACACGCCTATGGCTTTGCGGATCTTATCATATTCATCGTTTTTCTTTTTAATGTCCCACCAGGAAACATTGGCCTGGATGGGATCATCCAGCTTTTTCAACAGCTTGCCGAGCATTTCGGTAAGCTCCTTGGGAGTCTTTGGTTCCGGATACCGGGGGAATGCAGGTATATCGACCACAGGCTGCGGGATGGAAGGCTCAAGAGCGTTCTTTGCCATGGGCACATTGATCCCCATCATTGCCCGGGTGTTGACCTGGTAAGGTAAAAGGGGCTGCAGCTGTCTTGAGGATGACCCTTCCACTCGTTGCGAGGTGTAAGTATTATCTGGCAACGTGGAATCGGTGAAGTCATCCACAGCTGTATAATCCTTCAGGTAAGTCAAAGTATTGATAACTTGCTCATCACGCCGTTGCACAACCTGTTGGATATGCTCCTGGACGGATTCTGAACGAGCGATTTTTTCGCTGAATTCATCATAGATTTGCTCTGTATCCCCTGTGGCATCCTTCAGTAGTTCATTACGCTTACGGATCAGCTGATCGGTAGTGATGAAACCTTGCTGAAGATTGCCAATCATGGTCTGCATCCCAAGGAAAGCATCCAAAACAAAGGCATCATCGCCTGTGGCGGGATTTTGCCCCACAAGATCAATGATCTTTCGGGCGCGATTTACGTGGGGATCCTTGATCATGGAGGCGGATATCTGGTAGGAACCATCCTGGACATGCCCTCCGTCTTGATAGCCTTTTTGATTGCGCAGCTCTTCTATCTGCTCAACATAGGATTTTACCAGGGGATGCTGCATGAGGTGCGCGGGAACCACATATTCGTTTTTATGAACTACACCAGCAACCTGCTGGTGGGAACCCTCACCGGTATAGCCACCCACCTGATAGGACTGGGATTCGATTTTGGCGATTTTAGCCACACCGAAAGCCACGGCAGCGGCAGCTGCTATCGGGGCGAGCACCGAACCTACGATGGGTATCTCTGCCGTTGATTTGTAAGCTGCTACAGCAGCGGCGAACGTGTCGATGGTGGCCTGAAACACGGCCAGCGCACGAAACTCCTCGCTTTGTTCATCCAGCAGCGACTGAATGTTTCCAAACACATTGCTCAGCAGCGACAAGGTACCCATCAGGGCCTCATGGTTGGCCTGGTTGATGGCTTTGTTTTTAGCCTGATTGGCCTGGACTTCCTTCTGGTTGTACTGTTCATGGATCTTTTGTTGATCCTCGCGTCCCAGGCGGGTGATGTTCATAAGAGCAGCCCAGTACTGCTGATCCTTGATCACACCCTGGGTGTGGAACATCTCCAGCTGGCTTTTGATTGCATTCCAGTGGTTTTGATTCTCCAGCAATTCACGGGAGCGATCATCCATGGTTTTCTGGTGCAGCGAGGTCAGGAATTCATCCCTTTTATCCAGTAAATTCTGGTTCCTCACCTGGGATTGAGCCAGCTGCTCTTTGGCCTTTTGATCCAGCTCCTCATCGCGCAAATCTTCCAGCGCTTTGATTTGCTCCTGGTTATCCCGGGCCATGACAATATACTTGTCATACTTCTGGCGAATCGCCTCGAGCTCACGCTCGTTGGCCGAGAGTGTACCAAGGTAAGCTTCCTGCTGGAATGAATCAATGGCTTGCTGCACCTGGTCGGTCACCTGCTGAATCCTCTCACCGGTGGATCCTTCTGCATCGGTGGTGATCTCCACCTGCAGGGAGGCCTGTATCTTTTCCGCATCCTTGATCTTGGCAAGGATACGGTAAAAGTCCTCGCTTTGATAAGCGGCATTCTTTAAGGCAACCTGGTACAGGCGTATTTTTTCCTCTATATTGGCCAGGGTCTCACCCAAAATAGCATCGGCATTGGCTTCCGCATGGACAATATCATCCAGTGATAATTTCTGCTCTCGCAGCTGGGATATCTTTCCCATCAGAGCCTCTAGTCCTGTATCCAGCTCCTGGGTGGCCCGGGTGGAATTCTCCACGGATTTGACTGCTTCATACGTGGCTGCATTGCTGCCTAAAAGAAGCGAGACAAACTTCTGCCAGGTATTCAACCGGAAATTATCCTGGGCAATCGCCTGGCGTTTGGTTTGCATTAAGATCAGCTCTGCCTCGGCCAGTTCCAGGGTTTTGCCGACCTGATCCACCAGCGCATTGCGCTGCTCAATGGACAGCTTGGTAAATTCTCCGATGGCTTCCGCCTGGCGATCATAAGACTCCGATAGCTTTTCATTGGCATCTGTAACACGGTTAAGCGCTTGAGCCTTTTCTTTCTCCAGCCGCACGGACTGGGCACTGTAGGTGTCATAAAGCTTTATGGCACCTACCAGGGCCGCGATGGCTGTGACCACCACACCGATTGGGTTGGCTGCCAGCGCCTTATTAAAAGCAAACGTGGCCATGGTAGCCACGTTGGTTGCCTTGGTTCCCTTTGCCTTGGCAAAGGCCAGGTATTCTTCCTGAAGGATAGCAGCTTTCAGGGCAACGGCATCCTTGATTCGTAAGCCAATGCCTTCCTTGAGCAAGAGGTTTTGAGTGATGATGACGGCTGCCGTCTTGATCTTGTTGCC
The sequence above is drawn from the Bacteroidales bacterium genome and encodes:
- a CDS encoding phage tail tape measure protein; protein product: MSAINETARVRVELDGQQAGQALAKLKEKANQLTVELHELRQANDLVNYNKKQKELRGIESQMRSYQKAVMDTTQVLRNLNGASLKDLQMAKRELTAQIRSLNRASADELVLYKKKQADLKAVNAEINRVNSSMYAQQGFLTRTAEGFNRYFGMISTVTAALAGLYMSMRKMLTLSRDYEKSLDGLSAATGLAGEDLEWLSAEAKSMSTQTVEGSIRITRSAADILEAYKLLASAKPELMEVKEDLASVTRETLILAEASEMDLEKAVLSMTTIMNQYGAGADQARKYINALAAGSKYGAAFIPQIAASLKEFGVNAATANISVEQSVGLIETLAEKGLMESRAGIMLRNVLSKLEQQSDELRPSIVGLEKALENLDARHLSVAERVKMFGERNQVAAEILTQNIDKVKYFSQVVTGTNAAIEQATINTDNASSAIEQARNRLSLMAMDLGQKIQPYVAKSINSFANLVKILANLPEFFQKNKTAILSVSAAMLVLLGNKIKTAAVIITQNLLLKEGIGLRIKDAVALKAAILQEEYLAFAKAKGTKATNVATMATFAFNKALAANPIGVVVTAIAALVGAIKLYDTYSAQSVRLEKEKAQALNRVTDANEKLSESYDRQAEAIGEFTKLSIEQRNALVDQVGKTLELAEAELILMQTKRQAIAQDNFRLNTWQKFVSLLLGSNAATYEAVKSVENSTRATQELDTGLEALMGKISQLREQKLSLDDIVHAEANADAILGETLANIEEKIRLYQVALKNAAYQSEDFYRILAKIKDAEKIQASLQVEITTDAEGSTGERIQQVTDQVQQAIDSFQQEAYLGTLSANERELEAIRQKYDKYIVMARDNQEQIKALEDLRDEELDQKAKEQLAQSQVRNQNLLDKRDEFLTSLHQKTMDDRSRELLENQNHWNAIKSQLEMFHTQGVIKDQQYWAALMNITRLGREDQQKIHEQYNQKEVQANQAKNKAINQANHEALMGTLSLLSNVFGNIQSLLDEQSEEFRALAVFQATIDTFAAAVAAYKSTAEIPIVGSVLAPIAAAAAVAFGVAKIAKIESQSYQVGGYTGEGSHQQVAGVVHKNEYVVPAHLMQHPLVKSYVEQIEELRNQKGYQDGGHVQDGSYQISASMIKDPHVNRARKIIDLVGQNPATGDDAFVLDAFLGMQTMIGNLQQGFITTDQLIRKRNELLKDATGDTEQIYDEFSEKIARSESVQEHIQQVVQRRDEQVINTLTYLKDYTAVDDFTDSTLPDNTYTSQRVEGSSSRQLQPLLPYQVNTRAMMGINVPMAKNALEPSIPQPVVDIPAFPRYPEPKTPKELTEMLGKLLKKLDDPIQANVSWWDIKKKNDEYDKIRKAIGV